Sequence from the Alkalibaculum bacchi genome:
AAAGGTCCAATAAAATCGTAAACTGCTCCGCCTTCTTTTAGTGTAATACCTCTTCCAATACAATCATCTACTAAAGCAGAACATAATGGGTCTGGTACTTCTAATTCTATAGCGTAATCTGCGCAATTATCTAATGATACACTAATTGGAGTGAAGTGTTTTATTGCTTTTACCCAAGCATCCCATACTTGTTCGAAGCTGGTCATCTCCGTAAAGTGAATATCTGTGTCAAATACTTTTTCTCCAGAAGTCACATCGATACCTTTATTAAATGCCATCATGAGGATTTTTGGGAAATTCATAAAGTTCATTCCAGAAGTACGATATCCAAATTTTCCTGGTATGGATACTTCAATACAACCGATAGAACAATAATTATAGGCATCTTCTTTTTTTACTCCCTTTGAGATGAAAGAATCAATGATGATCTCATCATTATTAAAGGATGGCATACCAAATCCAAGCTTGATTACCTCAATACAGTCTCTCATGAATTCTTCTGAGATTCCCTTGTGATAACGTACAGATAGATTTGGTTGAGTTAATCTCAAATGAGCTACTGATTTTAAAACCATAAAAGATAGATCATTTACGGCGTCAGTTCCATCTACATGCTGACCACCTATACACACATTTTGATACAGTGGACTTCCAGCTGAGAATTTGGTGTGAGACATACTTCTAATTTTATTAATAGAAAATGTCTTTATCCATAAGTTTTCAATAAGTTCTAGTGCAAAATCCTCTGTCATTACTCCATTTTTTATATCCTTTTCATACAAAGGATATAAGAATTGATCGAGACGACCATAAGAAAGGGAATGACCATTTGATTCGATTTGTAAGATTAAGTGGATAAACCAGGTACTTTGCACCGCTTCATAAAAAGATTGAGCTGGGTGTTCTGGTACTCTACTACAAACTTCCGCTATTGTATGTAATTCTTTCTTTCGTTGAACATCTGTCTCTTCTGATGCCAATTTAGTAGCTAAATCAGCGTAACGATTAGCAAAAGCGATACATGCATCTATGGTAATAAGAACAGAATTATAGAAAGGCAACTTTTTCAAGTCATTGTAATTGCTATATTCTAATTTTCTCTTCGCTTCTTCAACTTCTTTTCTTATTCCTCCTAAGCCTACTTTTAATACTTTGTCATAATCTACAGCTAAGTGAGCATCGCCGGCTGTAATATTCCCTTCGATTTTTATGATTCCAAGATCATAACATTGTTTGCTTTCAGGAGGCATAATGGATAAGCCCTTGTCTTTTAGGGTATTTCCTTTCCAAAATGGGGCAATATCTCGCAGTATTTGTTTGTTCTCTTCGGTTATGGTAAAGCGATCTCCATTTCTCTTTTCCCATAAATCCAATTCATCAATAACCCAGTCAATAGCATACTCTGGAAAAATAGGAGCAGCTCGATCACAACTTGCTTGGTTTCCAGCAAGTAATCCATGTTCTTCAATATAAATAGTCATCTTGCGCAAAACATTGTCTAGAGCGTGTGCACGTTGAAGAATTTTCATCTCTGACTTATGAGCTTCGTATGCCTCTGTAGTTAATTGTGCCCTTTCTACACAAACCGTTTGTTCTGTATTTAATATGGATTCTCTTAAATAATTGATACGTTTGCTTGGTTCCCCAAAATAACCCATAAATTAACCTCCTGATTTAACATATTTTCTTTAATTATATAGGGCTTAAACAAGTAAGTCAATATAACAACAATAAAAGTCCAATAAAAATCCAATTATGTTCAATCTAACAGCTCCACTGCTCCGATAATACCAAAATCATTGCCTAGTTCTGCTTTTTTAAGGTGAATTATTTGGTCTTTTTGATGGTTGAAATGATCAAAGGATTTTTGTATTCTCTCTAATAGAGGTTCTCCGAAATTCACCATGCCTCCACCAAATATGTAAGTGTTAAAATTTAAGCTCATAAACATATTGTACACATAAAGTCCTATATAGTAGCCTATCTGGTCTAACATTTGTTCTGCTAATGGATCTCCTTGGGTAAAGGCAAGATTTAAGTGTTCTGCTGTAATCTTTTCAAAGTCCCCACCAACCATTTCTGCTATAATAGATTGTCTGCCATTGCGAAGTTCATTTGCAATGTGTTTTAC
This genomic interval carries:
- a CDS encoding glycyl radical protein, translating into MGYFGEPSKRINYLRESILNTEQTVCVERAQLTTEAYEAHKSEMKILQRAHALDNVLRKMTIYIEEHGLLAGNQASCDRAAPIFPEYAIDWVIDELDLWEKRNGDRFTITEENKQILRDIAPFWKGNTLKDKGLSIMPPESKQCYDLGIIKIEGNITAGDAHLAVDYDKVLKVGLGGIRKEVEEAKRKLEYSNYNDLKKLPFYNSVLITIDACIAFANRYADLATKLASEETDVQRKKELHTIAEVCSRVPEHPAQSFYEAVQSTWFIHLILQIESNGHSLSYGRLDQFLYPLYEKDIKNGVMTEDFALELIENLWIKTFSINKIRSMSHTKFSAGSPLYQNVCIGGQHVDGTDAVNDLSFMVLKSVAHLRLTQPNLSVRYHKGISEEFMRDCIEVIKLGFGMPSFNNDEIIIDSFISKGVKKEDAYNYCSIGCIEVSIPGKFGYRTSGMNFMNFPKILMMAFNKGIDVTSGEKVFDTDIHFTEMTSFEQVWDAWVKAIKHFTPISVSLDNCADYAIELEVPDPLCSALVDDCIGRGITLKEGGAVYDFIGPLQVGIANIGDSLAAIKKLVFEEKRITPTQLWDALMSDFQNKDGWKIKEMLINDAPKFGNDDDYVDELTSKAYEVYMDEIANYRNTRYGRGPIGGEYYPSTSSISANVPQGAIVCATPDGRGAGEPLAEGCSPTHGVDVNGPTAVFKSISKLPTIRMTGGVLLNQKLNPKSLDNPRDVDKLIMMLRTFFDVLKGFHVQYNVVDRETLLDAQKNPEKHRDLVVRVAGYSAFFNILSRETQDDIIARTEHTL